One genomic region from Cucumis melo cultivar AY chromosome 9, USDA_Cmelo_AY_1.0, whole genome shotgun sequence encodes:
- the LOC103504565 gene encoding uncharacterized protein LOC103504565, translated as MGNYISCALATPLIKNSKAVRVVLPGGEVRQFRDSVKAAELMLESPSHFLANAQSLHIGRRFSALAADEELEFGNVYLMFPMKRVNSVVTAADLATFFMAANSAARRISSAKIRVLHENRNLQESEAMPRISDGNEGPRLSLEGVEGFPMHRLSVCRSRKPLLETIKEEQIRSR; from the coding sequence ATGGGGAATTACATTTCTTGCGCCTTAGCAACGCCCTTGATCAAGAATTCCAAGGCCGTCAGGGTCGTTCTTCCCGGCGGCGAGGTCCGGCAGTTCCGGGACTCGGTGAAGGCGGCGGAGCTCATGCTCGAATCTCCCAGTCACTTTCTCGCAAACGCCCAATCTCTCCACATCGGTCGCCGATTCTCCGCCCTCGCCGCCGACGAGGAGTTGGAATTCGGAAACGTCTACCTAATGTTTCCGATGAAGAGAGTTAACTCCGTTGTCACAGCGGCGGATTTAGCCACGTTCTTCATGGCAGCCAACTCTGCAGCCAGACGGATTTCGAGCGCTAAGATAAGGGTTTTACATGAGAATCGGAATCTTCAAGAATCGGAAGCGATGCCGAGAATTAGCGATGGAAATGAAGGACCGAGGTTGAGTTTGGAAGGAGTTGAGGGATTTCCGATGCATCGATTATCGGTTTGCCGGTCAAGAAAGCCATTGTTGGAGACTATTAAAGAAGAACAGATTAGGTCAAGATAG